Genomic DNA from Niallia circulans:
ATAAACAAAATCCAAATGAGACTGTGCAATCCTTTGTAGCTGGAATGAAAGAACAGGATAATACAATCCTTAACCATTTAAGCTCCAAGAAAATAAATTGGACTAAGGCTTTGGCAAATGTTGAAAATGTTAAGCTGTTAAGAATAGAGGAAGTGCAAGCAAAGGATTACCTATCCAAAACATCTGTTCACATAACAATAGAGTGGCAGCTGTATATCCAAAATGAAAAAAGGAAAAGTGAGAATAAAACACTAACGCTTGTTAGAAGCACGCCACTTGATCCATGGAAGGTGTTAACGGACGATGGGTTAATGCCATTATGAGTAAAAAAAGCCGTATGCAGCTAGCATACGGCTTTTACGAGCAGCCACTTTTGGAATGCTAAATACATTCCTTTTTCCTTATTTCATCTCTCCAAATTTGGCGAAAGTCCGTTCTTCATCAACTAAACCACAAGCAGCACATTGGATACGATAGTCAGGTCCCTTATATCCCATATGAAAGGGAGAAAGATTTTCTGCTGTGTATTCTTCTACTATATCCCCAGTCTGTGGGTCTAATTTTACTGATTGAGGCACTTGCTGAATAATATTAAAGCGACTCCGATTTGTTCTGCAGTTCGGACAAGCATACGGTGTACTCATGACCAAACTCCCTTCTTTAAAGAATGCATTCTGTTATTACTATTCCATCCTTTAACTGTTTATATACCTGTTAAAAGCCAAGTTTACAAGGCATTTATTGAGATAGTTACAATTATTGCGCTGATGATATGTACGACAAGTTATTGTCATAAATGTTATATAACAATAGCCACTTTCATGCTGTCAATACTAAAAAAACTGAATTATATTACTCATATGGGATATTAAGGGAAATGAAATATTTTATTGATTCACTATTAAATATAGGAAGATGTAATGCGGGAGAAGTGATTGCTAGCTTGATAGATTCACAATCAAAAAAGTTAATAGAGAATGAGTTGGTTATTGGAAGAATCATCCTTAAATATGACAAAAATCGTATGTTATGATTTGTCTGTAAGCAAGCACGAATACAAGCTTTATATTCAAGGAGGATATAATCGAATGAACAAAAAAGTGATTTTATCAACTGCAGCTGCAGCAGCTCTATTAATGTCAAGCCCATTAATGCAAAAAGCAAATGCAGCATCTAACACTACACAAGAATCTACAAAAGTAGTCTATCAATCTTACAATTTAAATGAA
This window encodes:
- a CDS encoding DNA alkylation repair protein, whose product is MSTPYACPNCRTNRSRFNIIQQVPQSVKLDPQTGDIVEEYTAENLSPFHMGYKGPDYRIQCAACGLVDEERTFAKFGEMK